catctacatccttagccGTGCACAGCCTTGCCCTCCGCTTTGGAGCCAAAATCAACAAGCCACAGAACTCTACCGCAAAATCCTGGCCTCCATCTCCATAATCTTACAGTCCTTCACCCAttcccactttctccctcttctgcatACAGCACCTCTGATAGCTGTGGAAAATGGATCATCATTGCAGTGACTCCTCGGTCATGGCACGGTCACCGCAGCGGTGTTGCCGTtttgcacaggaaggcagccagaACTTGATTGGCCCTGCACCAAAACATGAGGAAgtagcaaaccaaaccaaaccgacCAACCTGCTCACCTGAGAGGAGGAGTAACAAATAGACAAATAAGGTCTGGCGTATTGGAGCGCTTTGTGTTTTGTCACCTgatagcagcagagttatttccctgGATGTATCATTCCATAAGCCCAAGTGTGAGCaggcagggaactcagggctctgactagtgcagctctcactgagcagaggcagggagggaccaTGGCTGGTTTGAATCTCCGCAGTGTTCTGGTGACCGGGGCCAATCAAGAAATCAGCCTGGAACTTATCAAGCAGCTTCTGGGGAACTCCAACCCaccagagtgggtctttgccacctgcCAGGACCCAGCAGGGGAGCAAATGCAGGTGAGAACAGGGCAAGGGGGGTGGAGGTAGCAGTagctggagggggaagcagaagcTGCCCAAGGGGCTTCCAGTGTGGCAGCACTTGGGGCTGAGACCCACACAATGGAGCAGGAAATGACTGCAGTCCCTGATCCAGCTCGAAGGTGCAGAGCTGCACCCTAAACCCTCTACACCTGGCAGCTCAGGTCCCAGAGCAGTGAGAATGTGGCAGCATTTGGTGAGCCTGGGGCACctacccaggggctgtggaccGTCTTGCCCAGCATAGGTGAATAATGACTATAGCACAGCAatacccagtcccaccagcctcCAGTGAGCCTAATTCATGAGTCTGacacctcccttgtctgccaCTACCTCAGGtcctctgtcttctcagctctgctcctaCACCCATCCTGGAGAACTGCAGATTCTGAGTAACTTCTGGGTCATGGCACCAGCTCCTTCCACAGCTGACAAAATCCCCACTCACAACCAACTCCTGAGAACTTGAGACACTGCCAGATCCCAGCGGCTGGGGGGAACCCCACTTACCTCCCCTGGGGGAACTGCCCTCCAAaagcctcctcccagtccccatgAATGATGGGGAAGTGATTTGTGTCCCAGACTCCATCACACTGAGTTAGACAATGGCACTGGAAATGCTCAGGGGCAATTAGAAGCCTCCTACTGCTGCAGAACCCAGGGCAGGTTGTTGCACAAGGAGGCTTGGTGGAGAAAAGCAATTAAGACATTAACTCGGTTCCCAGGGTCAGTGGGGATCTGGATCCTGCCTAGCCTGGCATTGGGCGTGGGCCCAATGTCAATAACCATTTACTTTGTTCTTTTTCAGGAATTGCAGAAGCTGGAGGCCAAACATCCGAACCTGGTGATCGTTGCGCTGGGTGGGTGCCcggccccaggcccagagctgaggttccatctccctgcagcatgttcttcctgttcctatccccctctgcatcccccctCCCAGGTTCACCCAATCCCAGTGAGGAGAACAGGACCAGAGTCAGTAATTGCTGAGATCTCATTGATACCTTCACCAGACCCAGAGGAGGCAGGTGTGAGTGGAAATTCTGGCAGGGTTGGTTGGCTCTGGAGAGGCTGGAAAGCCCCAGGACCACCGTGTGGCAGGTTGCTCCTGTGAAAATCACATAAGGGCAGCTCTGTCCAGCGTTCCCACTTCAAGGATGGAGCCCTGCACGTCCAGCTGGGGACTTCTCTCACCTACAATGCATCACAAGCAATTCTAAATCATCCACTTCCTTTGTCTAAGTGAGATCAACTCCGCGCGTATGAACTAACCACTAACTCCAGCACATTTCCATTTTCTAGGCTACTCAGATTGTCCAAGGAAATGATCATAATTGTGTCTCTGAACTGGTCTTTCCTCttgttgctccagcacagctcctcatgcctggacccagcagcagtccccaccccccacctcccttccccaacccctctcccacttCTGAGCCCAATGGAAGAAGCCCTGTGGCCCCGGGGGCCGTACCCTGGTGGGGGTGACATCGGGGAGGAGGAATCTTGCACTTGATCCCCTGCTCTGACGCTGTAGATGTCACTGACCCAGCCAGCATCAAGGCGGCGGCAGCCAGAGTTGAGACACACCTGAAAGGCTCGGGGGTCAATCTGCTGATAAACAATGCTGGGATGGCGAAGTTGAACACACTGGAGTCGGAGACACCagaggacatggccctggtgtacgCGACCAATGTGACGGGGCCCTTGCTGGTGAGCCAGGTAAGGGCCCTGACAGAGAGCACGTGGCCAGATGCACCAGGGTTTGATTGTGCTTGGGCCAGgagtcctcccttccctgggtttGGGTAACTGGATCAATGTGGGACCTTGGCTGGGAGCACAAAGGCTGCAGGTGCATCATGGGACTTGAACCTCTCAGAAATGAAGactcacccccagatccctgcatggccctggctctgcacaccaAAGGCACCGAGTGCTTGTGAGCATCTGTCTAAAGCCCCTGGACCCCCTGGGCAGCTCATGAGGCTCACAAATGGGGGTCTGGGTCCGAGCGCTGGCAGGtgtctgggtgaaggaggggccactggtgcctgctccaccccacgccctgcccccactcagcctgttcccctgatgccccacccacactgcacccacactcagccccacccccacttcatccCCAGCCTGAGGGAACTTTTGAGTCACTCGCACCAGGAACTGGCTCTAACTCGAAAGCCCAGAAAATGAGCTGCCCCGTGTGTTCACTTCGAACCGATCTCAGTGCTGGGTGCTCAGCAGAGTGATGGCCCCCGGCTGGGATCACCTCGGCTGCCTTGAAAGCAGCAGGCCTGCTGACCCTGCGTGTGGGGGAGCACTAcgggctgcgggggggcaggacaggctcggAGGGCTCCACACTGGGTGGGTCTGTCACTGGCCTGTGTACAGAGACCGAGTCTGGCACAGGCCAGGGAGTCAgggcttgtgtggccagaggctggGGGGTTCAGGCACCTGCTCCGGAGCCggcacagaccagtcagcttcatgccaagggcaggtggtggggagatgcctcagagcaggggaaagagattcttccaaccccggcagggctgtggggaggctctgtgccctccctggtcctcacccttccactcctctccccacacaccctggctcctggccaagcCACAAGCTGTAGCCTGGCTGGGCAACTCAAACCATTTACCTGCCCAGggtaggcaggtgggggagcaacatccagcctgagtccctgATCCAGGGGCCTCTTGGTCAGGATATAGGGGGGGTTCCCACAGGTGTCCACATGACTCTTCCCCtaccctggctctggcttgcagcctggcccagcaaagactcacagctgaggagctgcagctgggccatgctcagagccatgtgggcagctgtggggtgcCGCAGACCCCCCATCTCTCTGCCCTGGATGGGGACTCTGAAGGCGGGAACATGAGTTGGGTCATTCTGGGCTCCTACCTGGGCATGAGCAGggtccacagctccccacacctgcctgtgtGGGGCTCCTTCTTCTGGCTTGGCCGGGGGTTGAGTTtcagggggaagagcagagacccaccGCATTCTGGTGGCTTGTCTCACGAGCACGAGGCTGGTAACTTTTCTGACCTCACGGCTGCTCTgatctccccactgcccaggccttcctgcccttgctgaagcaggctgcccagggaagcccccagacagggctgagctgcagcaaggcggccatcGTCAACATGTCCAGCGAGGCTGGCTCCATCCGGAATCTCTACCTCTGGCATCTGGGACAAgtcatctcctatcgctgcagcaaggtacagggcacacccagcagggccggactgctgcctgggtttgctaaTTGCACAAATCCCTGTCACTCGCTGtgttccccttgttccccatcctgctgtcatcattccagcctccagcactgtgttgggcagggccggcagattttgtctgcctgcaattcacctgggctttagatcagagttcccatccggtgaggaactttctgttgtgcctgtatcccgCCGGAGAAATCCCCACGCTGAGATGGGCTGGGACAGCTCAGCCCCAGTCTAGCCAGTCTTAGCTAAGGGAAGCGCCCCTGAAGACCTCTTCATCCTACCCACTCGTAGTGGGGGACATACCCCTTTTGGAGACCATCCTACCAGCTCAACTCCAGGAGGCCAGATCCTAACTGTGCCGAATAAAATTGTGGGAGAACCAAAAGGAGCAACAATGTCACATTCTCACTTTTCCATATCGGCCCAGATCCTGCATAaccgagagcagcctcagcacggctctcaggtgtgctcacctgtcacagcTCACTGGAAGCATCTCAGGATCCATGTCTCATCAAAGTGCAGCTCCACCCACATCTCTGTGGGTTGCTGTCATCtctgagagcatgagagagtgcagctcccaggagcGTTTTCTTCTCACGAGTGCTTCTGATAAGCAGAGTGCTTTAGTGGTCATGGAGCAGACacctcaaatgctgcccagctgattagcagagcacccacagctggtagcgAGTGTTTTTTATTGGTGGTGTCCATCCGcaaatgctttggtgcacatacaattcattctgcacatggaaagatgaaattaaaaggaacgctGCTCTCACCCCTTTGTCTGTctctcccatccctcccttcAGGAGTGTGGGTCATTTCCTGCAGGGCTCATTCCCTCCCGCACACTCTGCTatctctgctcatggcatctcgcccgcagttcccccatccccatgtgcCCAGGCAGAGAGGTGCAAGGGATGGGATGGGTGGCTCTCAGCAAATCCCAGGTGGTGCGTGAGGGAACTCCTTGAAGAAGTGCAGTGAGACTGGAGCATTTAAGTATCAAGAAGGTAATAACAAGACAACCTGGGGCTTTGTTTGGTAACAAACCTGCTCAGCACCCAAGTGGTGGCCACCAGGCAAACAGCATTTCTGTAGCTGGCAGGATATGAACCTACACAGGGCAATCCCCCCGGTGTCTTTGTCCCTCAAACTCACCCCAAACCCCTTGCTTGCAGTGCCAGGCTTCTGCTCTCAGCCCTTGGTCCTTGCCAGAGGTTTGCTGGGAGCTTCCAGCacattgggaagcccaggtcacaCGTCTCATGCCACGTGGCAGTGGTGACTCTGGGTGGTGCTTGGAGCACAGTGTGCCACCCCAGGGCACTCACGCTGCAATGGAGACAGGCACCTCTAtggtcagtgcctgtcagcatcatgtaaagcaTCCAAATGTCCAttgtgggtcaggccaaaggtctgtctggcccagtgtcctgtcctctgGGAGGGGCAACACCACGTGTTCCTGAAGCCAGCAGGCAggtaccactgggagttgaacaaAGGATCTCCCCTTTACTAGGCAGGTTCTTTACCAACCAGGCCATGGTGCCTGCTCTAGTTAAGCTCTGCCACCTGCCCGCACCTGACTgctgccagcccaccccagggcctgcctggcttcagtggtgtttggatcctgtcaggcagaggctggagcagttTTACTCCCAAAGGGGGGTGACTCATTGCACAGCCTAGAGAACCAGGTCAGTGTCACTGTGTGAGTCAGAGCTGTaaaacccacaccccctcctgagtAAGAGGGACACTGACCTACCCCTGGTGCAGACAGTGCGCTGCCAACCAGACAGCTTTTCCCACggcactgctggtggtggaggtagTTGGGCAGTGCAGACTCAGCACACAggtggcctgtgacagctgcaacggggaggctggtgccagcgctggaagctccctagGAGTGGAAGGGGCCCTGgtttgcttcacctgctccctctgaggccacctgtgctcctcctgctcccattaCACCTCTTGCTatctcagctctgcctcttcccctgacctctgcccccagcagcctgctgctctctcctctcctccccacaggcctccccacctgctgctcacggctcttcccccctccccagggactgCCAGACAACTCCCCCTGTGCAGAGACCCgctcatcccatcccatcccatgcacctctctgcccctctcctgagctcccatggccaaTGCTGCTCATCATTGACCTTCCTCTGGTGCCTGCTCCTTTTGCCCCTGCATTCCACCTCCAGCAGCGACTGGGGGAcctgagggaagaggcaggacaagTGTGGGAAGAGGAGCAATGCAGGCAGGGACTTGCACCAGTGCtgagttacctgggcctgtggtgctgctgcaccagctgtgcagggagggagcctgggagggcagaaggactggggagggaaaggggaccaGAGAAAGCCAACTGTGCTGCTGTAGAGGGTTGGTGCCCTTGGCAGGGTGCTGGtgctcctgctcccccttccaAGGTGAGGTGTGTTGCAGTACTGGGAACTTGGGGATCCTCACCTGGCCCAGGCCCACCCTGAAGCCCCTCactaagcctggggtggtgactggcctgctccctgccagcctctcagcctggttccttcagctcttttggcctcctgcacagagcaggcaggtgAAGGAAAAAGGGCAACGCCTTCTAATGGCCAGCGTGGGGCTGGAACCCATGAGTGTGGTGCCAGCCTCTGGCCAGCTGAGCTCGCCGGCCTGTACAGAACAATTGCACAAGGAGCCTTTTTGGAAacgagcaacaggcagctgcagggccactggaatgagatttcttcccctcccccaccagcctggcctcccctttcagtctctgtcacccattccccactgctcggagcccagctgggggttccctcagccccggctgccccctgccccctgtcctgggcccctgcagtgtgtcccatcagatcctgtctctcccaccccccagtgccctgatccccttgtcctctctgaccctgccaacccccccccactgcccttttcccctcctccctcagccacaagccctaaCGGGGTTCCCCTCACACCTGCCACCCGTCCCAGCTGGCAgccggcctccccctccctctgcactgtacagtcaccagctgaaaccttgggccctgaccaggggctgggtgagaacacagacagcctgtgggtgcagcacCTGCCAGGGGGAATCCTGTCCCGCacccacctgcaccattcttagtatcatagaatcataggacaatagagttggaagagaccaaaaaaaagCCATTAAGTCCGGCCcgctgctctaagcaggaccaaacccatcagatcagcccagccagggctttgtcaaggcgagacttcaacacctccggggatggagactccactacttctgtGGGTCGACCATTCCAATGCGGCACCTTcctccgagtgaaaaagtttttctcaTGTTCAATCGGGACCTTCCCAGccacagcttgagaccattgttccctgttctgccaatcgtgaccactgtgaacagcctctctccagcctccttgcagcctcccttcagtaagttgaaggctgttatcaagttccccctcagtcttctcttctgcagactaaacagtcccagttccctcaacctttcttcataagtcatcagctccagcccccgaattacTTCAGTGACCCTCCACTGGCTCCTCTCCAGTGCggggaatggggcagaaggagaacgcaatgctgctgaaggctggaagGAATGTGTCTGCCAggggtcatctgcatgagaacgCAAaaggcggcaggtgtgatactgaggctgggaggaatgtgtctcccagtgatcatttgcatgagaatgcaaaggtgtgcatgtgtgaaaccgtttcaggcaaagcctaatgggtagcaagtcagccatgagatttggtcttttgtaaacatgtagttgtaaaatcacaatttaagctgacacttaatgtgggagttgtgagatctcaccaatgctctgggttgttgtgggggacagggaagtCGCCATAGCTCCgaaagacattgattacacagggctccctggtttaaagtactgcaggaaaaaaagggaggggtactggttgagtgTGTTTGCTGAGTGTCATGGTCCTGTCTGTGGCTTTTCTATGTAGCTAGAAGCCTGGCTTGATTAACCTTCCCCACTTGTTCCAaagtagagctggatactagggcgTTTATGAAACCCCATATAAGAGATAGCAAGAGCTGAAAttacagagtggtagctgaggccatgcagagctgaaatcacagggttctgcctaagggtgatcccaagcagtggggtggggaggaatgatagaggcgggcggctggtaggaggagtgctGGGagatggctggtggcagcaaggggaggctgcagacaagtggacagctaatactgccctggtgatgtatctgcgggctttgggtttgggactgcaccgcagaaggttcaccctgtaactgtgtgtggggtaaagggccaagagccccagcaagagactgggttctactgcatatggggatgggatctgggtgaagggggtttgtctcttctttgcttaaatatactgcatctgtcgctgtaaccttggggtaggttatggtcactAAACAATTAAACATTTCTATTTCAGTTGCTGTGCTTGCAAGGATGGGGGAGAACTGCcctacaggcacccagcacgggggtgaaattgtcccaggccactgggtgggggctcgagccggttggttgtatcct
The Carettochelys insculpta isolate YL-2023 chromosome 33, ASM3395843v1, whole genome shotgun sequence DNA segment above includes these coding regions:
- the LOC142005149 gene encoding C-signal-like, giving the protein MAGLNLRSVLVTGANQEISLELIKQLLGNSNPPEWVFATCQDPAGEQMQELQKLEAKHPNLVIVALDVTDPASIKAAAARVETHLKGSGVNLLINNAGMAKLNTLESETPEDMALVYATNVTGPLLVSQAFLPLLKQAAQGSPQTGLSCSKAAIVNMSSEAGSIRNLYLWHLGQVISYRCSKAALNMLTKCLALGYSGDAGAVQTHMGNSGSDQALLTAEASVRGMLHVLSTLCEKDNGAFGNWEGEVLPW